The proteins below are encoded in one region of Sebastes fasciatus isolate fSebFas1 chromosome 16, fSebFas1.pri, whole genome shotgun sequence:
- the mrps17 gene encoding small ribosomal subunit protein uS17m, with protein MSVKHVSVHAKWIIGRVIGTKMCKTAKVRVTRLVLDPYLLKYYNKRKTYFAHDALRQCTVGDIVLLKSLPAPRSKHVKHELSEIVYKVGRVVDPLTGKSVEGTAFAEPLTDLPLSLGEDTTLSEKLQELNISAASSGADFPPAQTPTS; from the exons ATGTCGGTCAAGCATGTGTCGGTCCATGCTAAATGGATCATCGGCAGAGTAATAGGGACCAAGATGTGCAAAACTGCCAAAGTGAGAGTCACGAGGCTGGTGCTGGACCCGTACCTGCTCAAG TATTACAACAAGAGGAAGACCTACTTTGCCCATGATGCTTTGCGACAGTGCACTGTGGGAGATATTGTCCTTCTCAAGTCTCTGCCTGCGCCCAGGTCCAAACATGTGAAGCATGAACTGTCTGAGATAGTGTATAAAGTCGGTCGGGTGGTCGACCCACTGACGGGAAAGAGCGTTGAAGGAACTGCGTTTGCGGAGCCTCTGACTGACCTTCCGCTCAGCCTGGGCGAGGACACGACGCTATCGGAGAAACTGCAGGAGCTCAACATCTCTGCCGCATCCAGCGGAGCTGATTTCCCGCCAGCACAAACTCCCACTTCATGA
- the LOC141752332 gene encoding protein NipSnap homolog 2-like gives MATRVLQRVGSGLKQTRNGLQTTGQATVLVRSLSGYREDSWFKSLFVRKVDPRKDAHSHLLAKKEDNNLYKIQFHNVKPECLDDYNELCAGILPSINANPEYPCELVGTWNTWYGEQDQAVHLWRYRGGYPALTEVMNKLRQNKEFTDYRKERGKMLLSRRNQLLLEFSFWNEPVPRPGPNIYELRSYQLRPGTMIEWGNYWARAIEFRQQNHEAVGGFFSQIGSLYTVHHLWAYKDLQSREDTRNSAWQHDGWDEVVYYTVPLIQHMESRIMIPSKGSPLK, from the exons ATGGCGACCCGAGTCCTTCAGAGAGTAGGCAGCGGCCTCAAACAGACGAGAAACGGGCTGCAGACGACCGGGCAGGCCACGGTTCTCGTAAG GAGCCTCTCAGGTTACCGTGAGGACAGCTGGTTCAAGTCTCTGTTCGTTAGAAAGGTCGACCCCCGAAAAGACGCTCACTCTCATCTGCTCGCCAAGAAAGAAGACAACAATCTGTACAAAATACAGT TTCACAATGTCAAGCCTGAGTGCCTTGATGATTACAATGAACTTTG TGCGGGCATCTTGCCTTCCATTAACGCCAACCCTGAATACCCTTGTGAGCTTGTGGGAACCTGGAACACATGGTACGGAGAGCAAGATCAGGCAG TTCACCTGTGGAGATATCGGGGAGGATACCCGGCTCTCACCGAAGTCATGAACAAACTCAGGCAGAATAAG GAGTTTACGGACTACAGGAAAGAGAGGGGGAAGATGCTGCTGTCTCGTAGGAaccagctgctgctggagtTCAGTTTCTGGAACGAGCCCGTCCCCCGTCCAGGACCCAACATCTATGAGCTCCGATCGTACCAACTCAGG CCAGGGACAATGATCGAGTGGGGAAATTACTG GGCACGTGCGATTGAGTTTCGCCAGCAGAACCATGAGGCGGTTGGAGGCTTTTTCTCACAGATTGGAAGTCTGTACACGGTTCACCACTTATGGG cGTACAAAGACCTTCAGTCCAGAGAAGACACAAGAAATTCCGCCTGGCAGCATGACGGTTGGGATGAGGTTGTTTATTACACAG TCCCTCTTATTCAGCACATGGAATCTAGAATAATGATTCCCTCAAAGGGCTCGCCCTTGAAGTAA